One stretch of Pedobacter riviphilus DNA includes these proteins:
- a CDS encoding PH domain-containing protein, whose translation MINYEIENELKPSLNTDEKLIWAGRPKTGILFRTTDTFLIPFSFLWAGFAVFWETSVIITDAPFFFKLWGIPFVLMGLYITLGRFFVDAKKRANTVYGITSDRIIISSGIFSKEIKSINIKTLSDITINQKSDNSGTITLGPADFRNVMMQGIEWPGLKQPARLEFIEDVKNVYDQIINLQRQK comes from the coding sequence ATGATAAACTACGAGATCGAAAATGAACTAAAACCTAGTTTAAACACAGACGAAAAATTGATCTGGGCAGGAAGACCTAAGACAGGAATTTTATTTAGAACAACAGATACATTCTTAATTCCCTTTAGTTTTCTTTGGGCTGGTTTTGCAGTATTTTGGGAAACAAGTGTGATTATAACTGATGCCCCCTTTTTCTTTAAGCTTTGGGGTATTCCATTTGTTTTAATGGGACTATATATCACTTTAGGAAGATTTTTTGTCGATGCAAAAAAGCGGGCAAATACCGTTTATGGAATTACTTCAGACAGAATTATTATTAGTAGCGGAATATTCAGCAAGGAAATCAAGTCAATAAATATCAAAACTTTGTCTGACATAACAATTAATCAAAAATCTGATAATAGTGGAACAATTACATTAGGACCTGCTGATTTTAGAAATGTAATGATGCAAGGAATAGAATGGCCGGGTCTAAAACAGCCGGCACGCCTTGAGTTTATTGAGGATGTAAAAAATGTTTATGACCAAATAATTAACCTCCAGCGACAGAAATAA
- a CDS encoding 3'-5' exonuclease, whose protein sequence is MLKTLDLNQVMVIDIETVPQYQSFQDVPPHFQELWEQKTHYQRNSDQTAEEFYEKAGIMAEFGKIICISMGIFSVQGKSCSLRIKSIFGDDEKEILLKFSALLSKQAPALMFCAHNGKEFDFPYLCRRLLVNGIEIPVQLQLSGKKPWEVNHIDTMELWKFGDYKHFTSLNLLAAILDIPTPKDDINGAQVRQVYYEEKNLDRIVTYCQKDVITTAQVLLKFKGMDIISAENITIVT, encoded by the coding sequence ATGTTAAAAACGCTAGATCTCAACCAGGTAATGGTTATCGATATCGAAACTGTGCCTCAATATCAGTCTTTTCAGGATGTGCCTCCCCATTTCCAGGAACTTTGGGAACAAAAAACACATTATCAGAGAAATTCAGACCAAACAGCTGAAGAATTTTATGAAAAGGCAGGTATTATGGCCGAATTTGGTAAAATTATCTGCATCAGCATGGGGATTTTTAGTGTCCAGGGCAAATCCTGCTCACTGCGCATTAAATCTATTTTTGGCGACGATGAAAAAGAAATACTACTGAAATTTTCTGCTCTATTGAGCAAACAAGCCCCCGCCTTAATGTTCTGTGCGCACAATGGAAAAGAATTCGATTTCCCCTATTTATGCCGACGGTTATTGGTTAACGGCATAGAAATTCCGGTTCAACTGCAGCTTTCAGGTAAAAAACCCTGGGAAGTAAACCATATCGATACGATGGAACTCTGGAAATTCGGCGATTATAAACATTTCACTTCCTTAAACCTGCTAGCTGCTATTTTAGATATTCCTACTCCTAAAGATGATATCAACGGCGCGCAGGTGAGACAAGTTTATTACGAAGAAAAAAATCTCGATAGAATTGTGACCTATTGCCAGAAAGATGTAATTACTACCGCTCAGGTATTACTAAAATTTAAAGGAATGGATATAATTTCGGCAGAAAACATTACCATTGTAACCTAA
- a CDS encoding ABC transporter ATP-binding protein, whose amino-acid sequence MLNVEHLNIDFYNQEEKTWFKAVKQISFNVKKGTVLGIVGESGSGKSVTSFSIMRLHDERMAKITGEIDFEDISLLNLSSNEIRQIRGNQISMIFQEPMTSLNPVFTCGYQVAEAIMLHRKVDKAEAKKHTIALFNEVQLPRPEKIFDSYPHQISGGQKQRVMIAMALSCDPKLLIADEPTTALDVTVQKTILQLLLKLKTERNMAMIFISHDLGVVNEIADDLAVMYRGEIVEQGPAKSIFENPQHPYTKGLLACRPSPSLQLKKLPIVADFLSGKVDDASAHLQASNQLTTAEIVGRREKLYVQKPLLQIKDLCTWYPIHSGLFGKTTDYVKAVDQLNFEVFPGETLGLVGESGCGKTTLGRTILRLIQPTSGEIIFNGKNITHIDKTALRKLRKDIQIIFQDPYASLNPRLSIGQSILEPLQVHKLHSNDAERKNKVLELLDKVGLKKEHFNRYPHEFSGGQRQRVVIARALALQPKFIICDESVSALDVSVQAQVLNLIKDLQREFGLTYIFISHDLAVVKHISDRILVMNKGKIEEEGFPEQIFYSPKAAYTQKLIEAIPGH is encoded by the coding sequence ATGTTAAACGTTGAGCATTTAAATATCGATTTCTATAACCAGGAAGAAAAAACCTGGTTTAAAGCGGTAAAACAGATCAGTTTTAATGTAAAGAAGGGAACTGTTTTAGGTATTGTCGGCGAATCTGGTTCTGGAAAATCGGTTACATCTTTTTCCATTATGCGTTTGCATGATGAACGTATGGCAAAAATTACCGGAGAGATAGATTTTGAAGATATTAGCCTGCTTAATCTCAGCTCGAACGAAATCCGCCAGATCAGGGGAAACCAGATCTCGATGATTTTTCAGGAGCCAATGACTTCACTCAACCCCGTTTTTACCTGCGGCTACCAAGTGGCCGAGGCCATTATGCTGCATCGAAAGGTAGATAAAGCAGAAGCTAAAAAACATACTATTGCTTTGTTTAACGAAGTGCAATTACCGCGACCGGAAAAAATATTTGATAGTTACCCACATCAAATATCGGGCGGACAAAAGCAAAGGGTAATGATTGCCATGGCTTTAAGCTGTGATCCGAAATTATTAATAGCCGATGAACCTACCACAGCACTAGATGTAACTGTTCAGAAAACAATTTTACAATTGCTTTTAAAATTGAAAACAGAACGCAACATGGCTATGATTTTTATTTCGCACGATTTAGGTGTGGTAAATGAAATTGCCGATGATCTGGCCGTAATGTACAGAGGCGAAATTGTAGAACAGGGACCGGCAAAATCTATTTTCGAAAACCCTCAACACCCTTATACCAAGGGCTTACTTGCCTGTAGACCCTCACCTAGTCTACAATTAAAAAAATTACCTATAGTGGCCGATTTCCTATCTGGAAAAGTTGATGATGCTTCAGCACATTTACAGGCTTCAAATCAGCTAACAACAGCCGAAATAGTTGGGCGGAGAGAGAAACTTTATGTCCAGAAACCTTTACTTCAAATTAAAGACCTATGTACCTGGTATCCCATTCATAGTGGGCTTTTCGGCAAAACAACCGATTATGTTAAAGCCGTTGATCAATTGAATTTTGAGGTTTTCCCTGGTGAAACTTTAGGTCTTGTTGGTGAATCGGGTTGTGGTAAAACCACTTTAGGACGGACTATTTTAAGATTGATCCAACCCACTTCGGGAGAGATTATTTTTAATGGAAAAAACATTACACATATCGACAAAACGGCCTTAAGGAAGTTAAGGAAAGACATCCAGATCATTTTTCAAGATCCTTACGCTTCGTTAAACCCACGGTTGAGCATCGGACAATCTATTTTAGAACCTTTACAGGTGCATAAGCTACACAGCAACGATGCCGAACGCAAAAATAAGGTACTGGAATTGCTTGATAAAGTTGGTTTAAAAAAAGAGCATTTTAACCGGTACCCGCATGAGTTTAGCGGTGGGCAAAGGCAGCGTGTGGTTATTGCCAGGGCTTTAGCCTTGCAACCTAAATTTATTATCTGCGATGAATCTGTATCTGCTTTAGATGTTTCGGTGCAGGCGCAGGTTTTAAACCTCATCAAAGATCTCCAACGCGAATTCGGGCTCACTTATATATTCATTTCTCACGATCTTGCTGTTGTAAAACACATTTCAGACCGTATTTTAGTGATGAATAAAGGAAAAATCGAAGAAGAAGGTTTTCCAGAGCAAATATTTTATTCACCAAAAGCAGCTTATACCCAAAAACTGATCGAGGCTATACCCGGACACTAA
- a CDS encoding sialidase family protein, producing the protein MLKYLSIAFTLIFLSLNVCAQKVEIIQSTTIFEKAPFEACHASTLVDLGKGKIMAAWFGGKHEGSKDVVIWSSVKTGAQWSQPIQIANGIINDTSRFACWNPVLFKAKNGTLFLHYKVGANPRTWWAEYKTSINNGKTWSEAHELPKDFLGPIKNKPIQLSNGTILYPSSTESLDEKTWAIHIEKSDANGRNWKKININCDTFGVIQPSILSYPNGKLQVLCRSRQNVIVESWSEDNGETWSKLKATQLPNPNSGSDAVTLKDGRQLLIYNPLTAGKNWWEGRSTLKLAISTDGKNWQDIYTLEKHDQGEYSYPAIIQSNDGLIHLSYTSLRQKIKYFCIKLK; encoded by the coding sequence ATGCTTAAATATCTTTCAATTGCTTTTACACTGATTTTTCTTTCTTTAAATGTTTGTGCACAAAAAGTAGAAATCATTCAGTCGACTACTATTTTTGAAAAGGCTCCATTCGAGGCCTGTCACGCCTCAACTTTGGTTGATTTAGGCAAAGGAAAAATAATGGCCGCCTGGTTTGGCGGTAAACATGAAGGCAGTAAAGATGTAGTTATCTGGTCGTCGGTAAAAACCGGAGCGCAATGGAGTCAACCGATCCAAATCGCAAATGGGATAATAAATGATACCAGTAGGTTTGCTTGCTGGAATCCCGTGCTGTTTAAAGCAAAAAACGGCACTTTATTTTTACATTATAAGGTTGGTGCAAATCCAAGAACCTGGTGGGCAGAATATAAAACATCTATTAACAACGGCAAAACATGGTCGGAAGCACACGAATTGCCCAAAGATTTCTTAGGACCAATTAAAAACAAACCTATCCAATTATCAAATGGAACAATTCTATATCCCTCCAGTACAGAAAGTTTAGATGAAAAAACGTGGGCAATCCATATTGAAAAATCAGATGCTAATGGTAGAAACTGGAAAAAGATTAATATTAATTGCGATACTTTTGGAGTAATCCAACCTTCTATTCTGAGTTATCCAAATGGGAAATTGCAGGTATTATGCAGAAGCCGGCAGAATGTGATTGTAGAAAGCTGGTCTGAAGATAATGGCGAAACCTGGTCAAAACTTAAGGCTACCCAATTGCCTAATCCAAATTCGGGCAGCGATGCCGTAACCTTAAAAGATGGCCGGCAGTTGCTTATTTACAACCCATTAACTGCAGGCAAAAACTGGTGGGAAGGGCGTTCTACCTTAAAACTGGCTATTTCTACCGATGGTAAAAACTGGCAGGACATTTATACTTTAGAAAAACACGACCAAGGTGAATACAGTTATCCCGCCATAATCCAAAGTAATGATGGTTTGATTCATTTATCATATACTTCTCTCAGACAAAAAATCAAATACTTTTGCATTAAACTTAAATAA
- a CDS encoding alpha/beta hydrolase has translation MKNLIITAITFLMFFNAFGHEEWIINSKYLKSPGKVMVFKPQNYLKSKHYPLVYLLHGYSENYTQWSKTTDLQRLADQYQFIIVTPEGFTSYYINSHQPDGDQYENFFFKDLLPKVHQSLSIATQNIFISGLSMGGYGALRYFILNHGYFNTAASTSGALEIDFNDLEKASKQFWQSSRMTNDLIKVFGHPEQNDWHQYSISNLLIRNQNFNKPFLMDCGTSDILYPASLTVKVSAEKLGIPISFISQPGDHNTEYWKKAIEYHFIYFKQHLR, from the coding sequence ATGAAAAATTTGATTATCACAGCAATTACATTTTTAATGTTTTTTAATGCATTTGGCCATGAAGAATGGATTATAAATTCCAAATATCTCAAATCTCCAGGTAAAGTAATGGTATTTAAACCTCAAAATTACCTGAAATCTAAACATTATCCACTTGTTTATCTATTGCATGGCTACAGTGAAAATTATACCCAGTGGTCAAAAACAACAGATTTGCAAAGATTGGCTGATCAATATCAATTTATTATTGTCACGCCAGAAGGCTTTACTTCTTATTATATTAATAGCCATCAACCTGATGGAGATCAATATGAGAATTTTTTCTTCAAAGATTTGTTACCGAAGGTGCATCAATCATTAAGCATAGCTACTCAAAATATTTTTATAAGTGGTTTAAGTATGGGCGGCTATGGTGCTCTTCGCTATTTTATCCTTAATCATGGCTACTTCAACACTGCCGCATCTACCAGTGGCGCACTGGAAATCGATTTTAATGATCTGGAAAAAGCGAGCAAACAGTTTTGGCAATCGAGCAGAATGACAAATGATTTAATAAAAGTTTTTGGGCATCCTGAACAAAATGATTGGCATCAGTATAGCATTTCAAATTTGTTAATTAGAAATCAAAACTTTAATAAACCTTTCTTGATGGATTGTGGAACATCGGATATACTGTATCCTGCGAGTCTTACTGTTAAAGTATCAGCAGAAAAATTAGGTATTCCCATCAGCTTTATAAGCCAGCCAGGTGATCATAATACTGAATACTGGAAGAAAGCCATTGAATACCATTTCATTTATTTTAAACAGCATTTAAGATAA
- a CDS encoding winged helix-turn-helix transcriptional regulator: protein MRKENSTNVLNQQFLFQVCELNSAIAMIGGRWKSQIVYSIYEGNNRFHLLKKELINISEQVLGRQLKELETHAIIVKKEIPGSIPQGIEYILTNKGLELIPILKMLCDWGKTYADGKKINIELPHLCV from the coding sequence ATGCGTAAAGAAAATTCAACCAATGTATTAAATCAGCAGTTCCTATTTCAGGTATGCGAACTCAACTCGGCCATTGCTATGATTGGAGGCCGCTGGAAATCGCAGATTGTATATTCCATTTACGAAGGAAATAATAGGTTCCATCTCCTTAAAAAAGAACTGATAAATATTTCGGAACAAGTATTGGGGAGGCAATTAAAAGAACTGGAAACCCACGCAATCATAGTTAAGAAAGAGATACCTGGATCAATTCCTCAAGGTATTGAATATATCCTTACCAATAAAGGTTTAGAATTAATTCCAATATTAAAGATGCTTTGTGATTGGGGGAAGACCTACGCTGACGGTAAAAAAATAAACATCGAGTTACCTCATCTTTGTGTTTAG
- the rnr gene encoding ribonuclease R: MAKKKSANIKLVLNQLVSDVFEKNNNQLLNYKQVSAKLNLNDQESRETILEILKEGKSAGIFLEPEKGKFKLKELQNFIIGTVDMTADGSAYIVPEDEFEKDIFVAPRKLKNALHGDTVKAYVFAKKSGRKNDGEVVEIIKRAKSDFTGVIKISDRFAFVIADDKKMMHDIFVPLADTHEAKNGQRVLVTLSDWPESAKNPIGIVKHVLGNQGENNTEMNAILAQYGFPLEFPPQVEREANAIPEEISAAEIAKRKDFRNVLTFTIDPADAKDFDDAISYQKLPNGNHEIGVHIADVSHYVIQGTELDKEAYSRATSVYLVDRVIPMLPERLSNGVCSLRPHEDKLCFAAVFELDEQANIQSEWYGRTVIHSDRRFSYEEAQEVIENKAGDYAQEILKLNELAYILRDRKFKNGAISFESTEVKFKLDEAGKPIGVYVKERKDAHKLIEDYMLLANRKVAEFVAKKSKGKNKLTFVYRVHDSPNMETLNTFATFASRFGYKINTKSDKEIAKSLNNLMNDVEGKKEQNILTSLAIRSMAKAIYSTKKTSHYGLAFEYYTHFTSPIRRYPDVMAHRLLQSYLDGGKSADMEAYEVACVHSSAMEKRAADAERASIKYKQAEYLENNIGTAYKGIISGVTEWGMYVEIEENKCEGMIRLRDISDDFYVLDEKNYCIVGQRKKKKYQLGDEVMIRVKKVDLSKRQIDFTLIPD; the protein is encoded by the coding sequence ATGGCAAAGAAAAAATCGGCAAATATAAAATTGGTTCTGAATCAATTGGTTAGTGATGTTTTTGAAAAAAACAATAATCAGTTGCTTAATTACAAGCAGGTTTCGGCCAAATTAAATTTGAACGATCAAGAATCAAGAGAAACCATTCTCGAGATCTTAAAAGAAGGAAAAAGTGCAGGAATTTTCTTAGAACCAGAAAAAGGTAAATTTAAACTTAAAGAACTGCAGAACTTTATTATCGGTACGGTTGATATGACTGCCGATGGATCTGCATATATCGTTCCGGAAGATGAATTTGAGAAGGATATTTTTGTAGCTCCTCGAAAACTCAAAAATGCATTACACGGCGATACTGTAAAAGCTTATGTTTTCGCAAAAAAAAGCGGTCGTAAAAACGATGGTGAAGTTGTCGAAATCATTAAAAGAGCAAAATCAGATTTTACAGGTGTAATCAAGATATCAGATCGTTTTGCATTCGTTATTGCAGATGATAAAAAAATGATGCACGATATTTTTGTACCGCTGGCCGATACCCACGAGGCCAAAAACGGTCAGCGTGTATTGGTAACCCTATCAGATTGGCCGGAAAGTGCCAAAAATCCGATCGGTATTGTTAAACATGTGCTCGGCAATCAAGGTGAAAATAACACCGAAATGAATGCTATTTTAGCACAATATGGTTTTCCATTAGAATTTCCACCTCAGGTAGAGCGCGAAGCCAATGCCATTCCTGAAGAAATCTCCGCAGCAGAAATTGCCAAAAGAAAAGATTTTAGAAACGTATTAACCTTTACCATAGATCCGGCAGATGCGAAAGATTTCGATGATGCCATTTCTTATCAAAAACTCCCAAATGGAAACCACGAAATTGGTGTCCACATTGCCGATGTTTCACATTATGTAATCCAGGGAACTGAGCTCGATAAAGAAGCTTATAGCCGTGCAACTTCGGTTTATTTGGTAGACCGCGTAATTCCGATGTTACCAGAGCGTTTGAGTAATGGTGTATGTTCATTACGTCCTCATGAAGATAAATTGTGTTTTGCGGCAGTTTTTGAATTAGATGAACAAGCCAATATCCAATCTGAATGGTACGGCAGAACAGTAATCCACTCAGATAGAAGATTCAGCTATGAAGAAGCACAGGAAGTAATCGAGAATAAAGCCGGCGATTACGCTCAAGAAATATTGAAATTGAATGAGCTGGCCTATATCCTTCGCGACCGTAAATTTAAAAACGGTGCCATCAGTTTCGAAAGTACCGAAGTTAAATTCAAATTAGATGAAGCGGGCAAACCAATTGGTGTTTATGTAAAAGAGCGTAAAGACGCCCATAAACTGATTGAAGATTACATGCTTTTGGCTAATCGGAAAGTGGCAGAATTTGTGGCAAAGAAAAGCAAAGGCAAAAACAAACTCACCTTTGTTTACCGCGTGCACGATTCGCCAAATATGGAAACCTTAAATACCTTTGCTACATTCGCTTCCCGTTTTGGTTATAAAATCAACACCAAATCGGATAAAGAAATTGCGAAATCGCTAAATAACTTAATGAATGATGTAGAAGGCAAGAAAGAACAGAATATTTTAACCTCATTGGCCATCAGATCAATGGCGAAGGCCATTTATTCTACCAAGAAAACCAGTCATTATGGTCTGGCTTTCGAATACTATACCCACTTTACCTCTCCCATCCGCCGTTATCCTGATGTAATGGCGCACAGGCTTTTACAAAGCTACTTAGATGGTGGTAAATCAGCAGATATGGAAGCCTATGAAGTAGCCTGCGTACATTCTTCAGCCATGGAGAAAAGAGCAGCTGATGCCGAACGTGCCTCTATTAAGTACAAACAGGCCGAATACTTGGAAAATAATATCGGTACAGCGTACAAAGGTATTATTTCTGGTGTTACAGAATGGGGCATGTACGTAGAAATTGAAGAGAACAAATGCGAAGGCATGATTCGTTTAAGAGACATATCAGATGATTTTTATGTACTTGATGAGAAAAACTACTGCATTGTAGGCCAACGTAAAAAGAAAAAATATCAGCTTGGTGATGAAGTAATGATCAGGGTGAAAAAAGTAGATCTTTCTAAACGTCAGATCGATTTCACCTTAATTCCAGATTAA
- a CDS encoding polyprenyl synthetase family protein, with the protein MHTTEELQQILDTAIQNLKFPDHPKQLYDPITYIINLGGKRVRPLLVLMATELFGENANESIHAAMAIEIFHNFTLVHDDIMDNAPLRRGKATVHEKWSTNIAILSGDVMMVEANKSLAKVNPAFLDPVLNTFNATAQGVCEGQQLDMEFEGRDDVSIEEYINMIRLKTAVLLGGALKLGAIIAGASEKDADLIYQFGENIGIAFQLHDDILDVYADPEKFGKQVGGDIIANKKTFLLLKAFELAEGEIRTSLTTWTSYKEFNAQEKIDTVRQVYDTLDVQDIAKESMNYYRNKALAVFDQINVSDEKKANLLTLTEQLMAREY; encoded by the coding sequence ATGCATACTACAGAAGAATTACAACAAATTTTAGATACTGCAATACAAAATTTAAAGTTTCCGGATCATCCTAAACAGCTCTACGATCCGATTACTTATATCATTAATCTGGGTGGAAAACGGGTAAGACCCCTATTGGTTTTAATGGCTACCGAATTATTTGGTGAAAATGCTAATGAATCGATCCATGCAGCTATGGCTATTGAGATTTTTCATAATTTCACGCTCGTTCATGATGATATTATGGACAATGCACCGCTCCGCAGAGGGAAAGCCACTGTACACGAAAAATGGAGTACCAATATTGCCATTTTAAGTGGCGATGTAATGATGGTAGAAGCAAATAAAAGCCTTGCAAAAGTTAACCCAGCCTTTCTCGACCCTGTATTAAATACCTTTAATGCAACAGCTCAAGGCGTTTGCGAAGGTCAGCAGTTAGATATGGAATTTGAAGGTCGTGATGATGTGAGTATTGAAGAATACATCAACATGATCAGATTAAAAACTGCCGTACTTTTGGGTGGCGCGCTAAAGCTCGGAGCCATTATTGCCGGTGCCTCAGAAAAAGATGCCGACTTAATCTATCAGTTTGGTGAAAATATAGGCATTGCCTTTCAATTGCATGATGATATATTAGATGTTTATGCTGATCCTGAAAAATTCGGAAAACAGGTTGGTGGCGACATTATAGCCAATAAAAAAACCTTTCTGCTGTTAAAAGCTTTTGAATTAGCTGAAGGTGAAATCCGTACTTCACTAACCACATGGACCTCATACAAAGAATTTAATGCGCAGGAAAAAATAGATACCGTACGCCAGGTATATGATACTTTGGATGTACAGGATATTGCTAAAGAGAGCATGAATTACTACCGTAACAAAGCTTTAGCTGTATTTGATCAGATTAATGTGAGCGATGAAAAGAAAGCAAATCTTTTAACCCTTACAGAGCAATTGATGGCAAGGGAGTATTAA
- the rpmA gene encoding 50S ribosomal protein L27, which translates to MAHKKGAGSSKNGRESHSKRLGIKVFGGQLAIAGNILVRQRGTKHHPDKGVGIGKDHTLFALVDGTVVFKKKQDNKSYVSILPITDAEIEAAVAKAPVAKKAVAKKEVVAEEAAPVKKAPAKKAAKKDETTEEAASAE; encoded by the coding sequence ATGGCACACAAAAAAGGAGCCGGTAGTTCGAAAAACGGACGTGAATCGCATAGTAAGCGTTTAGGTATTAAAGTTTTCGGTGGTCAGTTAGCTATCGCAGGAAACATTTTAGTACGTCAACGTGGTACAAAACACCATCCTGATAAAGGCGTAGGTATTGGTAAAGACCATACTTTATTCGCTTTAGTTGATGGTACGGTTGTTTTCAAAAAGAAACAAGATAACAAATCATACGTTTCTATTCTTCCTATCACTGATGCAGAGATCGAAGCAGCAGTAGCTAAAGCACCAGTTGCTAAAAAAGCGGTTGCTAAAAAAGAAGTTGTAGCTGAAGAAGCTGCTCCTGTAAAAAAAGCTCCAGCTAAAAAAGCAGCTAAAAAAGACGAAACTACTGAAGAAGCTGCATCTGCAGAATAA
- the rplU gene encoding 50S ribosomal protein L21 — protein sequence MYAIVNIAGQQFKVAKDQHLFVHRLQGDEGASIEFDNVLLVDNGGAITVGAPAVKGAKVSAKIVSHLKGDKVIVFHKKRRKGYKKKNGHRQFFTKIQISDITL from the coding sequence ATGTACGCAATAGTAAATATAGCAGGGCAGCAATTTAAAGTTGCTAAAGACCAGCACCTTTTTGTACACAGATTACAAGGAGATGAAGGCGCTAGTATTGAATTTGATAATGTATTGTTGGTTGATAACGGTGGTGCAATTACTGTAGGTGCTCCTGCAGTTAAAGGTGCTAAAGTTTCAGCTAAGATCGTATCTCATTTAAAAGGTGATAAAGTAATCGTTTTCCACAAAAAACGTAGAAAAGGTTACAAAAAGAAAAACGGTCACCGCCAGTTTTTCACTAAGATTCAGATCTCTGACATCACGTTATAA
- a CDS encoding GLPGLI family protein produces MKLTLTICLATALTISAKAQSPDKALARVRYTFTHIADTMQRDKPRKENMLLVTGKNASVYTSYDKLNQALNTQKQIQEQIKNQTGNGNIKIEVKSEMKAPLSQEDYFFFANEHKMITKERLFNNYLVEETAPQIDWKILKDTMSFSGVACQKATTHFKGRNWTAWFATEIPFQSGPWKLNGLPGLIIEAYDDKKEVKFEFAGLENVKDADAAANSDGDVKIAAPNGGVGSVKIMGIDVSTSYLGAEIKLPTDAIKTTRKELDKLKAARDKDPQGFMQAQMAASGMQGSFRSNQAPRPAGTTAVKAEVNNPIEINDKK; encoded by the coding sequence ATGAAACTAACCCTAACCATCTGTTTAGCAACAGCTTTAACCATTTCGGCAAAAGCCCAAAGTCCTGATAAGGCCCTGGCAAGAGTAAGATATACTTTTACCCACATTGCGGATACAATGCAAAGAGATAAACCCCGTAAGGAGAATATGTTGCTTGTAACCGGAAAAAATGCTTCTGTGTACACCAGTTATGATAAGCTGAACCAGGCATTAAATACCCAAAAGCAGATACAAGAGCAGATTAAAAACCAAACGGGCAACGGTAACATAAAAATTGAAGTAAAAAGCGAAATGAAAGCCCCGCTTAGCCAGGAAGACTATTTCTTTTTTGCCAATGAACATAAAATGATTACCAAAGAGCGTCTGTTTAACAATTACCTTGTTGAAGAAACCGCTCCACAAATTGACTGGAAGATTTTGAAAGATACGATGAGCTTTTCGGGGGTTGCCTGCCAGAAAGCAACTACTCATTTTAAAGGTCGCAATTGGACAGCCTGGTTTGCGACCGAAATTCCTTTTCAAAGCGGTCCGTGGAAATTGAATGGCCTACCCGGCTTAATTATAGAGGCTTATGACGATAAAAAGGAAGTGAAATTTGAATTTGCAGGGCTTGAAAATGTAAAAGATGCAGATGCTGCCGCCAATTCTGATGGCGACGTTAAAATAGCGGCTCCAAATGGCGGAGTGGGTTCGGTAAAAATTATGGGCATAGATGTAAGCACGAGCTACCTTGGAGCCGAAATTAAGTTACCTACGGACGCCATAAAAACTACCCGTAAAGAGTTGGATAAACTTAAAGCAGCGCGTGATAAGGACCCACAGGGCTTTATGCAGGCACAAATGGCAGCAAGTGGCATGCAGGGTTCGTTCAGGAGCAACCAGGCACCCCGCCCTGCAGGAACAACTGCAGTTAAAGCCGAAGTTAACAATCCGATAGAAATTAATGACAAAAAATGA